Proteins co-encoded in one Cricetulus griseus strain 17A/GY chromosome 1 unlocalized genomic scaffold, alternate assembly CriGri-PICRH-1.0 chr1_1, whole genome shotgun sequence genomic window:
- the LOC100770484 gene encoding C1GALT1-specific chaperone 1: MLSECSSFLKGVMLGSTVFALITVLGHVRLGRKNGMHHHKHHHLQAPKKEVLKISEAERLELSNTFRVYCIILASTQNRHLLAAVKETWIKHCDKAEFFSSQPVQEFESIAVNASDSWLLMKKACLYALNKNKDQYNWFFIAYPNTFAVIENLKYFLLRKDPSQPFYLGHTERFMSLEYVTMEGGIVFSIESMKRLIRLITKSRNCPKERKGFWNMHEELLLAFCLSNEGVFAENAEDEEGKNLFNTKTITMFIKEAITDYPNNVIEGFCSDMVITFSRLTPDQMHVMMYGVYRLRAFGHTFNDVLSFLPPNGSDND; this comes from the coding sequence ATGCTTTCAGAATGCAGCTCGTTTTTGAAGGGTGTGATGCTCGGAAGTACCGTCTTTGCCTTGATCACAGTGCTTGGACACGTTAGGCTAGGTCGCAAAAACGGGATGCACCACCACAAGCATCACCACCTGCAAGCTCCTAAGAAAGAAGTTTTGAAAATATCAGAAGCTGAACGTTTGGAACTCAGTAACACCTTCCGGGTTTACTGTATCATCCTTGCATCCACCCAAAATAGGCATCTGTTGGCAGCAGTGAAGGAGACTTGGATCAAACACTGTGATAAAGCAGAGTTCTTCAGTTCTCAACCCGTTCAAGAGTTTGAGTCGATTGCTGTGAATGCGAGTGACAGCTGGTTGTTGATGAAAAAAGCTTGCTTGTATGcccttaataaaaataaagaccaaTATAACTGGTTCTTTATTGCATATCCCAATACATTTGCTGTTATCGAAAACTTAAAGTATTTTTTGTTAAGAAAAGATCCATCGCAGCCTTTCTATCTGGGTCACACTGAACGTTTTATGAGCCTTGAATATGTGACTATGGAGGGGGGAATTGTGTTTAGTATAGAATCAATGAAAAGACTCATCAGACTTATCACTAAAAGTAGAAATTGTCcgaaagagagaaaaggatttTGGAATATGCATGAAGAATTGCTTCTAGCATTCTGCCtgagcaatgaaggagtgtttgCAGAAAATGCtgaagatgaagaaggaaaaaatttatttaataccAAAACTATTACGATGTTCATTAAAGAGGCAATTACTGACTACCCAAACAATGTAATAGAAGGATTCTGTTCTGACATGGTCATTACTTTCAGTAGACTGACTCCAGATCAAATGCATGTCATGATGTATGGGGTATACCGTCTTAGGGCATTTGGACATACTTTCAatgatgttttgtcttttttaccTCCAAATGGTTCGGACAacgactga